A section of the Vibrio vulnificus CMCP6 genome encodes:
- a CDS encoding DUF4440 domain-containing protein, giving the protein MDILVEQEIELHQYEIRKNRADIERLIHPSFTEVGKSGNSFNFNSIIEMMSSEKPSNFHVHSQKYECIQLEPSVQLLKYESALVKESGEVSDYAKRCSIWAFTGSCWQLKYHQGTPCAAFELI; this is encoded by the coding sequence ATGGATATTTTAGTGGAACAAGAAATCGAACTTCATCAGTATGAGATACGTAAAAATAGAGCTGATATTGAACGCCTAATTCACCCGAGTTTTACTGAAGTTGGTAAATCAGGTAACAGTTTTAACTTTAACTCGATAATCGAAATGATGAGTTCAGAAAAGCCTTCGAATTTTCATGTTCATTCGCAAAAATATGAATGTATTCAACTTGAGCCGTCAGTTCAGCTTCTTAAATATGAATCAGCTTTAGTCAAAGAGTCTGGTGAAGTAAGCGATTATGCTAAACGTTGTTCTATTTGGGCTTTTACCGGGAGCTGCTGGCAGTTGAAGTATCATCAAGGAACGCCATGCGCGGCTTTTGAACTGATATAA
- a CDS encoding GNAT family N-acetyltransferase: MIKQISGTDQSLLSLSKTTFSELRRIYRPTSEAHRNPVSSTDEWTCLGYYLDDKLVGIIKAKLSGNMLNLSTLAVMSEYRKRGVARNLILEAERMFSSADLLSVWCVEQTGNVEIFEALGFKVAERVASGIFGLADNSNAKAVEVRLERQAAV, encoded by the coding sequence ATGATAAAGCAAATAAGCGGTACAGATCAGTCGCTCTTATCTCTATCAAAAACAACCTTCTCCGAGCTAAGAAGAATCTATCGCCCGACTTCCGAAGCCCACAGAAATCCAGTTAGTTCAACAGATGAGTGGACTTGTTTGGGGTACTATTTGGATGACAAGTTAGTGGGTATTATAAAAGCTAAATTGTCTGGCAATATGCTTAATTTAAGTACACTTGCTGTCATGTCTGAGTACCGTAAAAGAGGTGTCGCTCGAAACTTAATTTTAGAGGCAGAGCGTATGTTCTCATCGGCAGATTTACTCTCAGTTTGGTGTGTTGAGCAAACTGGAAACGTGGAGATCTTTGAGGCATTAGGTTTCAAGGTTGCGGAGCGGGTTGCATCAGGTATTTTTGGGTTGGCTGACAACTCAAACGCTAAAGCAGTAGAAGTTCGTTTGGAGCGGCAGGCAGCGGTATAA